The window GCAGAACAGTCCGCTGCGTATGATGACTTTCACAAATCCGGCTGATGTCTGCGGTGAATATTTTAACCCGCTTCCAGGCTTATCAAGAGTTGTTCTTCGGGCGATGGATTCGCTCACATAGCTGGCAGTGCAGAATTATCAGTACAGTCAATATTATTGCTTAAGATATAGTTGCCTAAAAAATAGTTGCTTAAGCAAATTGTTTTGGTTATGATTTCTACCGAATCGCAGTTACATTTCATTACAAGCTTCAGGATAAATTCAACATGCCAGATAAAGCGTTGCTTCTATGCGACCTGACCAACAGTCTTCAGCCTGTAAAAAGAGCCTGGCAGCGAGCGGTTTCTGAAGTGATTGCTGAGTATGATATTTCGATGTCTCTGGCGATGTTAATGGTGCTGGTGTACCGACATCCGAAGGGGATTAACCAGAAGTTGCTGGCCGAGGAGTTGGGGATCAACCCGGGTGCACTGGTGCGTTTGCTGGATCAGGCTGCAGAAGAGCAGTGGCTGGAGCGATGCGAAGTTGCCGGTGACCGCCGGGTAAAAACGCTGCATGTGTTACCCCGGGGTACGGAATTGGCACAAAAGCTGGTTAAAGTCGCGGATGAGTTGCGTCAGGAACTGATGGCAGATGTTTCTGCTGAAGACATTGAATGCGCAACCCGGGTGTTAAGACAGTTTGAAACCCGCGCGACGGAATATGTACAGCAATGTAAATGCGATAAATGAGAGTGAAACCGAATAGTCAGTCGTGGCGTTGAGCGGCGGCTGTGGATAATGTGCTTAAGCGCTTGTCCGCCCATTTTTTCCTTTCTCGTCAACAAAGTTGGGGAGTCTTCTCCCATATTAATATTAATCCACTGCAAACCTATTAATATACGAGTTGTTCCGTATATACGGAAACGTGTCATCTCGGGGTAGTTAAGTCCTATACCTCGGAGATGACTTTTTTTTGCCTGAAGAAAACCTGTTGCTTCATGTCCGATTTATTGACGGGCCATTTCCTGTGCGGAAATGGCCCGTCGTGTTTTAGAACGCTCTAGCTGTGTTTTAAAACGATCTAAAGGTTAAGCGGGTTAGGAATCGGTTGGCCGATATCCGGCAGAGGTCGTTCATTGCTGTCGCCATAACCAATACGGAAACGCACCCGGTTGATACAGATTTTATCGATTGTCGGCGATAACAGGTCGAACTGAGCGTAACGTTCGGCTAAATCCGGATGTTGTTGCTGATAGTCGGTCAGTGTCTGACGCAGCAGTTGGTAAAATTCCTGTTCAGTGACGCCAAGGCTAATCAGATGCGGTGAGATAAAGCGTAGCACGGTAACAAAATGTCCGGTCAGCAGGTCATGCACCAGGTATTTGGGCGGCAAGCGGGTCAGCGTATTACGAATATCGGCGTTAAGAGTGTCCAGTTCGGGATAGGCCTGATCGACCAGGCGCAGGTCACCGTGAAAGTCCTTGATAATGCAACCGGCCGGCTGATTGTCTTCCAGGATCAGGGTAATATTCTGACCATGAGCCACCAGCGCAACGCCGTATTTACACATCAGATGGTAGAGCGGTACAACCACATGGTTGAACAGCTTCGCCAGCCAGGCTTTGGCGCTGAGTTGTGAAGCGTCGATGAGTTCACCGATCAGCGGCGTAGCGTTTTGATCGGTTTGCATTAACGCTGCCATCGTCATCGGGCGCTGACTGGCGCCAACCACGGCTTCGGCACGCTCACGCCAGATGCAGCCTAGCATTTCATCATAGCGATACGGGCCTTGTTTGATCTGCGCTTGAAACGGATGAGCGCAGTAGAAGCCGGCCACTTCCTGCTGCACTTTCAAGCCGTGCTGAGCGAGGATAGGATCGCTGGCGGCGGTTTTGGCCAGCCAGGCAGAAAGCTCAGGCCCCTGAACGATAAACTTGCCCGGAATACCGCGGTAGCTTGAGGTATTGAGAATACTCAGCGCGGTTTTAGCGTCGTACCGGACCGCTGTATCTTCTGCACTCAGGGTACGAATCGACTGTTGTGCCAGCCAGTCCGGGCCATGCTTGCCCAAATCAATCAGATCCCCATCCGCAAACAGGCCGGCGTATTGTCCGGTCAGAAAACGTTGGTATTGCCACGGATGAACCGCAATCAGCCAGAAATCATTCGCTTGCTTGCCAAGTGAGTGCTGTAACGCGCTCAGAGTATCCGCTTCCAGCACATTTTCCAGCAACTGCTGATAATCCAGCCCGGCCGCAATTCCGGACTGACACATGGATTTTCTCACCGCAAGCCAGCGCAGTTTGAATGCCGCTCCGGATTCGGGGGCGTATCGCTGCAGATCGTCGGCTCCCCAGCCCAGACGACCTTTGTTGGCAATCGCTTTCGGATGGGAATCGATATAACGCTGGCGCAGCGTTTCGGGCATCTGTGCCATGTCACTCGCGGTCACGTGCTGCAACTGAGCTAAGCGCTGCATATCGCTGTACAGGGTTTGCTGCACTTCTTCTAACAAATTGGCCAGATTGATATCGTTTATCTCCAGATCGGCCTGAACATCGAGCAGCAGCTGAGCGGCAAGTGGCTGGCTGAGGTCCGAGCAATGCAGCGAAGCCTCATCAATATTCAGCATGCCCCATACGGTGACATCAGCATTAAAGCGCCATTCGCGATTGGCCGTTGCCAGTATCCAGCCGGTGCCTGCAGCGACAGGATTCAGCCGCTCCTCATAGTGCAGCTCGGTGATGATTTTAGCGCAGAGATGCTGGTTGGCTGAGATCCAGTATTGCTTATTCATTAGGGTCAAGTCCGTGTTGTTGGTGGATTGAATCATTCTTATATTCAGCGAATTGCAACGTGGCACTGTATGCTGTCGCTACAAATCTGCTGACATATCTTTACGTTATTATTGACATATCTTTACATATCAGGCAATCATAATAGTAATTATTATCATTTAGATTTGAATAAACACTCCATGATGCCTGTTTTGTCGCTGGTTTTGATATCGCTTGGTATCAACCAAACTGTACTCCTGTCTGCAATACCCACCTTGGTTGAGTGGGTTGGACAGAGTGATTCTGCTGCTTCGGTCGGTCTGCTGGTGGCCATGGTCAATATGAATCTGGTCAGCTACTGGCTGGGCGCCGGTTGGTGGGGTGGGGTTGCCTCAAAACTGGGATTTGGCCGCGCCATTCGACTCGCAGCATGCGGATACATCATTGCGAAACCTGAGTTTTATCTGCCTGTTACTGCTTGCGCCGGGCAATGTCTGGCTGCTGGGTTTGTCCCGCTTTGCTATTGGTGGCTTCAGCAGCGCGTTTTTGCCACTCAGCCAGGCGCAGCTGGCCGCCCGGGGTAAGGCGACTCCGGGAGCGCTGTCCGCGTTAAGCGGAGGGTTGACGATTGGTCGGCTGGCTGGTCCAGCACTGGTCCTGCTGCCGGTGTCGATCCCGGTGATCTTACTGGTCCCGATTGCGCTGGTGGTGCCGGTACTTGTTCTGGCTTTGCCTGATAAAGGCCAAGTGATGGCGAGTAAAACCGTTGCAGCTAATCCCTTGGCAACTAATACCTTTGAAACCAAGGCTGCAGAAACCAAGGTTCAGGAAATAGGGAGCTTGGCACAAAGCAATTACTCACGTGTGGTGTACAGCGCCGCACTGCTGACGACCGGATTTGTCGCGGTGTTCCAGCTCTATGTGTTGCAGTTTCTCACCGCACACGGTTACGAAGGCGAAGAAGGTTCTAAAGTTTACGCGTTGATGATGCTGGCAACCAGTGTACTGCTGGTGGTCTATCAGCTGCGCGTGATCCCGAAAATAAGTCGCAGTTACTCCTCTGCATTGTTGCCCGTTTTACTCATCTCTCTCGTCATCGGCTGGATAGTATTGGTGACCGGCGGTGTGAACTGGTGGGGCTTATTTTTCGCAGTGGTGGGATTGTTATTAGCCATCGCTGGTCTGCCTGCCTGGTATACCAGCCGTTTGTTGGAAAGGGAATCTGACCCTGCCCGGCAGGCCAAAAGCAGTGGCTATCTGACGCGCTCACACACAACAGGACACATGGTCGGAACCGGTTTGGCTTCGCTGTTTTTGCATCAGCAATGGAGCTTATCCCTGCTTATATCTGCCCTGGTCCTGTTATTGCTCTTCACCGTGCTAAAACTCAGGAAAAACACTGAGTCCGGCACTTGTTCCTTTATGCAATCTAATTAGAAGAATGGATATCTAACATTATGAAAAATTCCACTCGATGTGTGGCGAAGTTGAGCCCGATCGCTTTGATGATTTTTGCCAGCGTCAGCCAGGCAGCATCACCGGATACTATCGTCGTCACCGGCAGCCGTTCGGAAACAGCCATCTCAGATGTGGCTTCAACGATGTGGGTCGTTGATCAGGAAAAACTTGAGCGTACTCTTAATGCAGGAGCCGACCTGAAAAATGCGTTGGGTGAGCTGATCCCTGGATTTGATTTCGGTAGTAACGCGCGTACCAACTATTCGCAAAACCTGCGTGGCCGTTCGGCTCTGGTGATGATTGACGGTGTGTCTCTTAACTCAACTCGTAACATCAGCCG is drawn from Vibrio sp. CDRSL-10 TSBA and contains these coding sequences:
- a CDS encoding MarR family transcriptional regulator, whose translation is MPDKALLLCDLTNSLQPVKRAWQRAVSEVIAEYDISMSLAMLMVLVYRHPKGINQKLLAEELGINPGALVRLLDQAAEEQWLERCEVAGDRRVKTLHVLPRGTELAQKLVKVADELRQELMADVSAEDIECATRVLRQFETRATEYVQQCKCDK
- a CDS encoding IucA/IucC family protein; translated protein: MNKQYWISANQHLCAKIITELHYEERLNPVAAGTGWILATANREWRFNADVTVWGMLNIDEASLHCSDLSQPLAAQLLLDVQADLEINDINLANLLEEVQQTLYSDMQRLAQLQHVTASDMAQMPETLRQRYIDSHPKAIANKGRLGWGADDLQRYAPESGAAFKLRWLAVRKSMCQSGIAAGLDYQQLLENVLEADTLSALQHSLGKQANDFWLIAVHPWQYQRFLTGQYAGLFADGDLIDLGKHGPDWLAQQSIRTLSAEDTAVRYDAKTALSILNTSSYRGIPGKFIVQGPELSAWLAKTAASDPILAQHGLKVQQEVAGFYCAHPFQAQIKQGPYRYDEMLGCIWRERAEAVVGASQRPMTMAALMQTDQNATPLIGELIDASQLSAKAWLAKLFNHVVVPLYHLMCKYGVALVAHGQNITLILEDNQPAGCIIKDFHGDLRLVDQAYPELDTLNADIRNTLTRLPPKYLVHDLLTGHFVTVLRFISPHLISLGVTEQEFYQLLRQTLTDYQQQHPDLAERYAQFDLLSPTIDKICINRVRFRIGYGDSNERPLPDIGQPIPNPLNL